One window of the bacterium genome contains the following:
- a CDS encoding peptide MFS transporter produces MTGGHPKGLQVLFYTEMWERFSYYGMRAILVLYMTRALGFDVARASTVYGNFTGLAYLMPLAGGYIADRWWGNRRSILVGGLVMALGQFLMFVGASFHDNAAIAIPMLWGGLGVIVCGTGLFKANIASMVGSLYAPEDRRKDSAFTIFYMGINIGAFLAPLVAGGLGDTGNPADFRWGFLSAAVGMAAATLIFQVYKDRYVVDAQGRPLGLPSSQRTRSHADGAHDAPLNREDWERVAVIFILSFFVIFFWMAFEQAGASLTVFADRQTERGLLGWTVPASWFQSINAVAIVLFAPVFALLWQKLGARKLDPSTPVKMSLGFVFLGLGYLVIAFGVKGVGADVKVSMMWLVGLYLMHTFGELCLSPIGLSAVSRLSPPRFASLMMGVWYLASSAANKLAGVLSSFYPEAGKPTPVLLGYRVTGLHEFFIIFVAMSAVAGTVLFLLARPISRWSHGRA; encoded by the coding sequence ATGACGGGTGGACACCCCAAGGGCCTGCAGGTCCTGTTCTACACCGAGATGTGGGAACGCTTCAGCTACTACGGCATGCGCGCCATCCTCGTGCTGTACATGACCAGGGCCCTGGGCTTCGACGTGGCGCGCGCCTCCACCGTCTACGGGAACTTCACCGGCCTGGCCTACCTGATGCCGCTGGCCGGCGGCTACATCGCCGACCGCTGGTGGGGCAACCGCCGCTCGATCCTGGTCGGCGGCCTGGTCATGGCGCTCGGCCAGTTCCTGATGTTCGTGGGCGCCTCGTTCCACGACAACGCCGCCATCGCCATCCCCATGCTGTGGGGCGGGCTGGGCGTCATCGTCTGCGGCACGGGCCTGTTCAAGGCAAACATCGCCTCGATGGTGGGCTCGCTCTACGCGCCGGAGGATCGCCGCAAGGACTCCGCCTTCACCATCTTCTACATGGGCATCAACATCGGTGCCTTCCTGGCGCCGCTCGTGGCCGGCGGCCTGGGCGACACGGGCAACCCGGCCGACTTCCGCTGGGGCTTCCTCTCGGCCGCGGTGGGCATGGCGGCCGCCACGCTCATCTTCCAGGTGTACAAGGACCGCTACGTGGTCGACGCCCAGGGGCGCCCCCTGGGCCTGCCGTCGTCGCAGCGCACGCGCTCGCACGCCGACGGCGCGCACGACGCCCCGCTCAATCGCGAGGACTGGGAGCGCGTGGCCGTCATCTTCATCCTCTCGTTCTTCGTGATCTTCTTCTGGATGGCGTTCGAGCAGGCCGGCGCCTCGCTGACCGTGTTCGCCGACCGCCAGACCGAGCGCGGGCTGCTGGGCTGGACCGTGCCCGCCAGCTGGTTCCAGTCGATCAACGCCGTGGCCATCGTGCTGTTCGCGCCGGTCTTCGCCCTCCTGTGGCAGAAGCTGGGCGCCCGCAAGCTGGACCCGAGCACGCCGGTCAAGATGTCGCTCGGCTTCGTCTTCCTGGGCCTCGGCTACCTGGTGATCGCCTTCGGCGTGAAGGGCGTGGGGGCCGACGTCAAGGTGAGCATGATGTGGCTCGTGGGCCTGTACCTGATGCACACCTTCGGCGAGTTGTGCCTGTCGCCCATCGGCCTGTCGGCCGTCAGCCGCCTGTCGCCGCCCCGGTTCGCCTCGCTGATGATGGGCGTCTGGTACCTGGCCAGCTCGGCCGCCAACAAGCTGGCCGGCGTGCTGAGCAGCTTCTACCCCGAGGCCGGCAAGCCCACGCCGGTGCTGCTGGGCTACCGCGTCACCGGGCTGCACGAGTTCTTCATCATCTTCGTGGCGATGTCGGCCGTGGCCGGTACGGTGTTGTTCCTCCTGGCGCGGCCCATTTCGCGCTGGAGCCACGGCCGGGCCTGA
- a CDS encoding GNAT family N-acetyltransferase, producing the protein MEWTRNRYRISDDKSELDLFWVVPAIQDSYWASGRSRAVIEQSIANSLTLGLYADGRQIGFARAVTDKCTFAWVCDVMVHQDYRHIGLGKWLMDCLGEHPDMADVAEQFLRTRDAHGLYEQYGYRVCDAMVRNREQA; encoded by the coding sequence ATGGAATGGACACGTAACCGCTATCGCATCAGCGACGACAAGTCCGAACTGGACCTGTTCTGGGTCGTGCCCGCCATCCAGGATTCGTACTGGGCATCGGGCCGGTCGCGCGCCGTTATCGAGCAGTCCATCGCCAATTCGCTCACCCTGGGCCTGTACGCCGACGGCCGGCAGATCGGCTTTGCCCGCGCGGTCACCGACAAGTGCACCTTCGCCTGGGTCTGCGACGTGATGGTGCACCAGGACTACCGCCACATCGGCCTGGGCAAGTGGCTCATGGACTGCCTGGGCGAGCACCCGGACATGGCCGACGTCGCCGAGCAGTTCCTGCGCACCCGCGACGCCCACGGTCTCTACGAACAGTACGGCTACCGCGTCTGCGACGCGATGGTCCGCAACCGGGAGCAGGCATGA
- the asnS gene encoding asparagine--tRNA ligase, producing the protein MIAKLLAGAVPVGETVTVKGWVRTRRDSKAGLSFINVHDGTCFAPLQVVAPGDLPNYADQVTRLGAGCSVIVTGELVASQGQGQSVELKAASIEVVGWVDDPETYPMQPKRHSMEYLREVAHLRSRTNVIGAATRVRNCLAQAVHRFYHERGFFWIHTPIITASDCEGAGEMFRVSTLDMANLPRTPEGRIDYSQDFFGREAFLTVSGQLNVETYCCALSRVYTFGPTFRAENSNTSRHLSEFWMIEPEIAFADLKADADLAEDFLRYIFTAVLAERADDMAFFAEHVDKEAITRLESFVKSSFERMDYTQAVAALEKAPRKFEYPVTWGMDLQSEHERYLCEELCKRPVVVMNYPKDIKAFYMRLNDDGRTVAAMDVLAPGIGEIIGGSQREERLSVLDARLDEMKLPKEGYWWYRDLRRYGTVPHAGFGLGFERAVNYVTGIANIRDVIPFPRAPKSAEF; encoded by the coding sequence ATGATCGCGAAACTGCTGGCCGGCGCGGTGCCGGTAGGCGAGACGGTGACGGTCAAGGGCTGGGTGCGGACCCGGCGCGACTCGAAGGCGGGCCTCAGCTTCATCAACGTGCACGACGGCACCTGTTTCGCGCCTCTTCAGGTCGTGGCCCCGGGCGACCTGCCCAACTATGCGGACCAGGTCACGCGCCTGGGGGCCGGCTGCTCGGTCATCGTCACCGGCGAACTGGTGGCCTCGCAGGGCCAGGGCCAGAGCGTGGAGCTGAAGGCGGCGTCGATCGAGGTCGTGGGCTGGGTCGATGACCCCGAAACCTACCCGATGCAGCCCAAGCGGCATTCGATGGAGTACCTGCGCGAGGTGGCGCACCTGCGCTCGCGCACGAACGTGATCGGCGCCGCCACCCGCGTGCGCAACTGCCTGGCGCAGGCCGTGCACCGGTTCTACCACGAGCGCGGCTTCTTCTGGATCCACACCCCGATCATCACCGCCAGTGACTGCGAGGGCGCCGGCGAGATGTTCCGCGTCTCCACGCTGGACATGGCGAACCTGCCGCGCACGCCCGAGGGCCGCATCGACTACAGCCAGGATTTCTTCGGCCGCGAGGCGTTCCTGACCGTGTCGGGGCAGCTCAACGTCGAGACCTACTGCTGCGCCCTGAGCCGGGTCTACACCTTCGGGCCCACGTTCCGCGCCGAGAACAGCAACACCAGCCGGCACCTGTCCGAGTTCTGGATGATCGAGCCGGAGATCGCGTTTGCCGACCTGAAGGCCGACGCCGACCTGGCCGAGGACTTCCTGCGCTACATCTTCACCGCCGTGCTGGCCGAGCGCGCCGACGATATGGCGTTCTTCGCCGAGCACGTGGACAAGGAGGCGATCACGCGCCTCGAGTCGTTCGTGAAGAGCAGCTTCGAGCGGATGGACTACACACAGGCCGTGGCCGCGCTGGAGAAGGCGCCGCGCAAGTTCGAGTACCCAGTCACCTGGGGCATGGACCTGCAGTCCGAGCACGAGCGCTACCTGTGCGAGGAGCTCTGCAAGCGCCCGGTGGTCGTGATGAACTACCCGAAGGACATCAAGGCTTTCTACATGCGGCTGAACGACGATGGCCGTACCGTGGCTGCCATGGACGTGCTGGCGCCGGGCATCGGCGAGATCATCGGCGGCTCGCAGCGCGAGGAGCGCCTGTCGGTGCTGGACGCCCGCCTGGACGAGATGAAGTTGCCGAAGGAAGGCTACTGGTGGTATCGCGACCTGCGCCGCTACGGCACGGTGCCCCACGCGGGCTTCGGGCTGGGCTTCGAGCGGGCCGTGAACTACGTCACGGGGATCGCGAACATCCGCGACGTGATCCCCTTCCCGCGGGCGCCGAAATCGGCCGAGTTCTAG